In a single window of the Bactrocera dorsalis isolate Fly_Bdor chromosome 2, ASM2337382v1, whole genome shotgun sequence genome:
- the LOC105226094 gene encoding armadillo-like helical domain-containing protein 3, producing MTSRKRSGSGSSKRPKEKVVYIYELFFRGEDPTTESTEFWNEFFLLQPNVESLEAEITKLTCEQFIIVNKNLTLIFQKSIEMMETDHPKRLFNSLQTLCSLFYAIYKKSSTDSSFNCLNEIFGNERMDKSIRQLMNNCNQILLGEVAERARFMCLKLLLIIVTGTDNISQNVLMEYLTTYTLFDDFVRLLSDSTLRAQHGHDVVILLTVLVNYRKHEATNPYVVQLSILADEMALNGYGQMISQSLIDFCRQYMQSLSNVQSSSWFSSLSNIVGNMFVSDEGCERVQQIKANNGLLLALYEAVHLNRNFITTLAHTQAETSAPPSPSNTLNLAEPVPDLATAPIIDMTQYPTNLLVAVFQYCSIVMQDNKNESSVANLKLCFLILTCISEDQYANSMMHDSNLTFKVMLHRAQMRHRKLNVDRVGKSQPLAATLLDLLVEFIVSHLMKKFPMELYLLCVGVIHRILCYQKRFRVRLNYPWKELWSALIGLLRFLVNQEQTLVKKCNIFYLSVQVVNIFNLFITYGDTFLATTNSYDELYYELNREEKVFSEIHALVLRYTTMADCEYKDDVIKLLNALVNILAIVKHFQNKIKEWLAEQGLSTPTEDQILDVVRKNYDLTLKLQDSLDQYERYAEAPRHSAFFKTMVRDVVVDTRKHIYDYVKEAVSIMPDQDATQSTNLSVTST from the exons ATGACTTCCCGAAAACGAAGCGGAAGTGGGTCTTCGAAGCGTCCTAAAGAAAAAGTTGTTTACATTTACGAATTATTCTTTCGTGGGGAGGATCCAACCACCGAGAGTACGGAATTCTggaatgaattttttttgttacaacccAATGTAGAATCACTTGAAGCTGAAATAACAAAACTCACATGCGAACAGTTTATCATAGTTAACAAAAATCTGACTTTAATATTTCAGAAAAGCATTGAAATGATGGAAACAG ATCATCCGAAGCGACTGTTTAATAGCCTGCAAACGCTCTGTTcgttattttatgcaatttacaAAAAATCATCAACAGATTCttcatttaattgtttaaatgaaatttttggtaACGAACGAATGGATAAAAGTATTCGACAGTTAATGAACAACTGTAACCAAATACTATTAG GCGAAGTAGCAGAGAGAGCCCGTTTTATGTGCCTGAAACTACTGCTAATAATTGTGACTGGTACTGACAATATCAGTCAAAATGTTCTGATGGAATATTTGACAACGTATACCTTGTTTGATGATTTTGTACGTTTATTGAGTGATTCTACACTACGAGCACAGCATGGCCATGacgttgttattttgttgactgTATTAGTTAATTATAGAAAACATGAAGCGACTAATCCATATGTGGTTCAGTTATCTATATTAGCCGACGAAATGGCTCTAAACGG CTATGGCCAGATGATATCACAATCTCTGATTGATTTCTGTCGACAGTATATGCAGAGTTTATCAAATGTTCAGTCCTCATCTTGGTTTTCATCTTTATCAAACATTGTTGGAAATATGTTTGTGTCAGACGAAGGCTGTGAACGGGTCCAGCAAATTAAAGCAAACAATGGACTTTTACTAGCCTTATACGAAGCGGTTCATCTAAATCGTAATTTCATAACTACTTTAGCCCACACTCAAGCTGAAACCAGTGCACCGCCGTCTCCCAGCAATACCTTAAATTTAGCAGAACCTGTGCCTGATTTGGCTACTGCTCCGATAATAGACATGACACAATATCCAACTAACTTGCTAGTTGCAGTTTTTCAATACTG TTCAATTGTAATGCAAGATAACAAAAACGAATCCAGTGTCGCAAATCTTAAGCTTTGTTTCCTTATTCTAACATGTATATCGGAGGACCAGTACGCGAATTCAATGATGCATGATAGCAACCTCACATTTAAAGTCATGCTACATCGTGCTCAAATGCGTCATCGCAAATTAAATGTTGATAGGGTGGGCAAATCTCAACCATTGGCAGCCACATTGCTCGATCTATTGGTTGAATTTATTGTTTCAcatttaatgaagaaattccCAATGGAGTTATATTTACTTTGCGTTGGCGTTATTCATCGAATACTTTGCTACCAAAAACGTTTCAGGGTTCGCTTGAATTATCCATGGAAAGAGCTGTGGTCGGCTTTAATCGGATTACTTCGCTTTCTTGTCAATCAGGAGCAAACGCTTGTGAagaaatgtaatatattttatttatcagTTCAG GTGGTAAACATTTTTAACTTATTCATTACATATGGAGACACTTTCTTGGCAACAACGAATAGCTACGATGAATTGTACTACGAGTTAAATagagaagaaaaagttttttcagagATACACGCATTGG TTTTACGTTATACCACAATGGCAGATTGTGAATATAAAGATGATGTTATAAAACTATTGAATGCGCTGGTAAATATTTTGGCTATAGTAAAacatttccaaaataaaataaaagagtggTTGGCGGAACAAGGCCTCTCTACGCCAACAGAAGACCAAATTTTAGATGTGGTTCGTAAGAATTATGATCTCACTCTTAAACTCCAAGATTCGCTTGACCAGTACGAGCGATATGCCGAAGCACCACGGCATAGTgctttttttaaaacaatggTTCGAGATGTGGTCGTCGACACTCGCAAACACATATACGACTATGTGAAAGAGGCAGTTTCTATTATGCCAGATCAGGATGCGACGCAGTCAACAAACTTATCTGTTACAAGCACATAA